Below is a genomic region from Helicobacter pylori.
AGCGGTTTTAATAAGGGGAGTTTAGTCATTATAGGGGCAAGGCCGTCTATGGGTAAAACCAGTTTGATGATGAACATGGTCTTAGCTGCGCTCAATGACGATAGGGGGGTAGCGGTTTTTAGTTTGGAAATGTCTGCGGAGCAACTCGCTTTAAGGGCGTTATCGGATCTCACTTCTATCAACATGCATGATTTAGAGAGCGGGAGGCTTGATGATGATCAATGGGAAAATTTAGCCAAATGCTACGATCACCTTTCTTGCAAAAAACTCTTTTTCTACGATAAAAGTTATGTGAGGATAGAGCAAATCCGCTTGCAACTACGAAAGCTTAAATCCCAACACAAGGAGTTGGGTATCGCTTTTATTGACTATTTGCAGCTCATGTCAGGGAGTAAAGCCACTAAAGAGCGCCATGAGCAAATCGCTGAAATTTCAAGGGAGCTTAAAACTTTAGCCAGAGAGTTAGAAATCCCTATCATAGCGCTAGTGCAACTCAACCGCAGCCTGGAAAATCGAGACGATAAACGGCCCATTCTTTCGGACATTAAAGACAGCGGAGGGATTGAACAGGACGCTGATATTGTTTTATTTTTATATAGAGGCTATATCTATCAAATGAGGGCTGAAGACAACAAAATAGACAAACTCAAAAAAGAAGGCAAGATTGAAGAGGCGCAAGAGTTGCACCTAAAAGTTAATGAAGAAAGGCGTATCCACAAGCAAAATGGCAGTATTGAAGAAGCTGAAATCATCGTGGCTAAAAATAGGAATGGGGCTACAGGAACGGTTTATACGCGCTTTAATGCTCCTTTCACGCGCTATGAAGACATGCCTATAGATTCCCATTTAGAAGAGGGACAAGAAACTAAATTTGAAATACCCACAACTTGAAAGATAAAACTTTTCAGGGGGCGTTTGAACTTCTTTCAACCCCCAAAGAATACTTGTTGTGTGGGGTTATTTTAAGCCTTTTGTTATCACTCAATCTTTATTTAGAATACTTGAATTACCAAAAGCTTGATTTTTCAAAACCGACAAGCTTGAACGCTCAAATCTTGTTGCAATACCCTAAAACTAAAGATCAAAAAACCTATTTTGTTTTAAAGCTCCAATCAAAGGGCATGATCTTTTACACCACCATTAAAGAGCCTTTAAAAAACCTCCAATACCGCCACGCGCAATTTTTTGGCAGGATCAAACCTTGCTTTTTTTTAGAGTCTCTAAAATCATGCTTTTTTCAAACTTATTCTTTTTCTTTAACACGAAAACAAGATTTTAAATCGCATTGGCGCCATTTCATTGACAGCGCTCATTCAAACGCTTTAGCGGGTAATTTGTATCGAGCGTTATTTATAGGGGATAGCTTGAATAAAGATTTAAGAGACAGGGCTAACGCGCTAGGGATCAACCACTTATTAGCCATTAGCGGGTTCCATTTAGGGATTTTGAGCGTTAGCGTTTATTTTCTTTTCTCTCTTTTTTATATCCCCTTACAAAAACGCTATTTCCCTTATAGGAACGCTTTTTATGATATAGGGGTTCTGGTGTGGGTTTTTTTGCTAGGGTATTTATTGCTATTGGATTTTTTACCCTCTTTTTTCAGGGCGTTTCTAATGGGTTTATTAGGGTTTTTGGCATGCTTTTTTGGGGTAAGGCTTTTGAGTTTTAAGCTTTTGATTTTAGCGTGCTGTATCGCCATAGCGTTACTCCCTAAATTGCTTTTTAGCGTGGGGTTTTTGCTTTCTGTGTGTGGGGTGTGGTATATCTTTTTATTCTTAAAACACACTCAAGCCTTTTTTAAAACCTCTTCTTTTTTGGTGCGATCTTTTCAAGTCATAAGCTTAAGCGTGTTAGTGTTTTTGAACATGCTCATCATTGCGCATGCCTTTTTCCCTATGTTTTCGCCCTACCAACTCTTTAGCATTCCTTTAGGCTTGATTTTTGTCGTGTTTTTCCCTTTGAGTTTGTTTTTGCATGCTGTGGGTTTGGGGTCTTTGCTGGATGGTATTTTAAACATGCCTTTAACAATCCCTACGATTTCGGTTTTTTCGCCTTTATGGCTTTTGGGGGCGCATTTGTTTTTAACGATTCTAAGCGTGCGTTCTTTTAAAGTTTATTTAAGCATGAATGTTTTAAGCGCGGGCTTTTTCTTGTATTGTTGCTATCAATATATTATAATGCCTAGTTTAATTGTAGGTTAGAAAAGTCATTTTATTAGGGATCAAATAATTGCTTAAAAAAATCACGCATAAAATCAAAGCTTTAAGCGAATTGGTCGCTTTGGAGCATACGATATTTTCTAGCATGTTTTTACTCATGGCTATGGTCATAAGCTCCTATCAAAAAAATCAAACGCTCTTTGTTGGGTTAGAAACCTTAATCCTTTGTTTTTTAGCCTTATTAGGAGCAAGAAACTTCGCTATGGGGTTTAACCGCTTGGTGGATAGAGATATTGATAAGGATAACCCAAGGACGAAAAACCGCCCGAGCGTGGATGGTAGAATCAGCGTTAAAGGCATGGTGGTTTTTAGCGCTTTAAACGCTCTTTTATTCGTGGTGGTGAGCTATTTCATTAACCCTTTAGCTTTCAGGCTTTCGTTCCCTTTTTTAATCATTTTAGGGGGGTATTCGTTCTTCAAGCGCTTTTCTTCTTTGGCGCATTTTATCGTGGGTTTGGCTTTGGGTTTAGCCCCCATTGCTGGGAGTGTGGCGGTTTTAGGGGATATTCCTTTATGGAATGTCTTTTTGGCTTTAGGGGTGATGCTATGGGTGGCTGGGTTTGATTTACTCTATTCTTTACAGGATATGGAGTTTGATAAAGAAAGGGGCTTGTTTTCCATTCCTAGCCAATTAGGGGAAAAATGGTGCTTGAATCTTTCAAGGCTCTCACACCTTGTGGCGCTTGTGTGCTGGCTTTGTTTTGTGAAATGCTATCATGGGGGGTTCTTTGCGTATTTAGGATTAGGGGTTTCAGCCTTGATCTTACTCTATGAGCAGATCTTAGTGGCTAGAGATTATAAAAACATTCCTAAAGCCTTTTTTGTGAGTAATGGCTATTTGGGGGTGGTGTTTTTTATTTTTATTGTCCTTGATGTGGGGTTTAAGCATGCATGAGTTGGTTTTAAGATCCCAAGCTTTAGGGTTTGAAACGCGCTTAGTCCAATGCGATTTATCGTTCTCTTATGAAAGGTTCATCCCTAAAACCACACGCTCTTTAGCGGTATTAGAAGAATTTGATTGGTTGGGTTCTGGCTTTGATTTTTCACGCTTGAATGTTGAAAATGACACTCTGGAATTGCTCAAAGCGCTGTATTTTAAATTAGAAAAATTAGAGAGCCTGCTTTTAAAAGAAAATCTACTTGAATTAGAGCAAAAGGATCGCATCACCGCTTTAGGGCATGGGTTAATTTGTATCAAAAAATCAAGCCTAATAGTGCCTCAAACTTATTACGGGCGTTGTGTGTTAGAGGGGAAAATCCTAGCCTTTTTTGGCGTGGCAAGGGATAAAAATTTTTTAGAAATCACTCGCATGCACGCCTTAGACATTAAGCGTTATGATTCTTTCATTGTCCATAGCGAAAGAAAAGGCTTGAAATTATGAACGGGAGCAATCATGTTATCTTCTAATGATTTGTTTATGGTCGTTTTAGGGGCGATTTTATTGGTGTTGGTGTGCTTGGTGGGGTATTTGTATCTTAAAGAAAAAGAGTTTTACCATAAAATGAGGCGTTTAGAAAAAACATTAGATGAATCCTATCAAGAAAATTATATCTATTCTAAGCGCTTGAAAGAATTAGAGGGGCGTTTGGAAGGCCTTTCTTTAGAAAAAAGCGTTAAAGAGGATAGCTCATTGAGAACGACTCTTTCACACCTTTATAACCAGTTGCAAGAAATCCAAAAATCCATGGATAAAGAACGCGATTATTTAGAAGAAAAAATCATTATTTTAGAAAACAAATTCAAAGACATGGGGCATTATGCCGCTAACGATGAAATCAACGAAAAACAGGTTTTGAAAATGTATCAAGAAGGCTATAGCGTGGATTCTATTTCTAAAGAGTTTAAAGTGAGTAAGGGCGAGGTGGAATTTGTATTGAACATGGCAGGGTTAAAATGATAGCTTTAAGCAACGCTTTTTCAAGACTTTTTGGCTCTGTCGCTGGTTATGAATTCCCTTCTTTTATCCAAAAAGGCATCAACGCCCTTTATGTTAAGATCTTTAAAATTGATTTGAGCGAGTTTGAGCCTTTAGAAAATTATAAGAGTTTGAACGCTCTTTTCACGCGCTCTTTAAAAAAAGAACGCCCCTTTGACAAAGCCCCTAACGCATGCATTGCGCCTTGCGATGCTTTGATCACTGAATGCGCTTTTTTAGACAACGATAGCGCTTTACAAATTAAAGGCATGCCCTATAAAGCGCATGAATTAGTGGGCGAAATCAACCCCTTAAGCCCTTCTTTTTTCTATGTGAATTTTTACCTTTCGCCCAAAGATTACCACCACTACCACGCCCCTTGCGATTTAGAAATTTTAGAGGCTCGTTGCTTTGCGGGGAAACTACTGCCAGTCAATAAGCCCTCATTACACAAAAACAAAAATCTGTTTGTGGGCAATGAAAGAGTGGCGCTTGTTGCAAAAGACATTCAAGGCAATAGGCTGTATTTTGTGGCGGTGGGAGCGTTAAATGTGGGTAAAATACGTTTTAATTTTGATAAGAATATCCAAACTAACGCTAAAGCCCATTTGACGCAAACCTACTCTTACAACCCTCCAATTAAGGTTAAAAAGGGGGATAATTTAGGGAATTTTGAAATGGGCTCTACGATCGTTTTATTCACTCAAAACACCGCTTTTAAAGATTTGAAAGAAAAAAGCGTGAAGTTTGGGGAAAGTATAGGGGAATTTCATGCCAACTGATAACGATTTAAAAACTTCTATTTTGGAATTGTTGCACGATTTAGACGCGCTTTTAGTGGCTCATTTTTATCAAAAAGATGAGATTGTAGAGTTAGCCCATTATACAGGCGATAGCCTGGAGTTAGCTAAAATCGCAAGCCAAAGCGATAAAAACCTCATCGTGTTTTGCGGGGTGCATTTTATGGGCGAGAGCGTGAAAGCCCTAGCCTTTAACAAACAAGTGATCATGCCCAAACTCTCATGCTGTTCTATGGCGAGAATGATTGATAGCCATTACTACGATAGAAGCGTTCATTTATTAAAAGAATACGGCGTTAAAGAGTTTTACCCTATCACTTATATCAATTCTAACGCTGAAGTGAAAGCCAAAGTCGCTAAAGATGGTGGCGTGGTTTGCACGAGTAGGAACGCTTCTAAAATCTTTAATCACGCTTTAAAACAAAATAAAAAAATCTTTTTTCTACCGGATAAATGCTTGGGGGAAAATCTAGCCCTAGAAAATGGCTTAAAAAGCGCGATTTTAGGCGCAAATAGCAAAGAAGAAATTAAAAACGCTGATGTGGTTTGTTATAACGGCTTTTGTTCGGTGCATCAGCTTTTCAAATTAGAAGACATTGAATTTTACCGCCAAAAATACCCGGATATTTTAATCGCTGTCCATCCAGAGTGCGAGCCTAGCGTGGTTTCTAACGCTGATTTTAGCGGATCAACGAGTCAAATCATAGAATTTGTAGAAAAGCTAAGCCCCCATCAAAAAGTCGCCATAGGCACTGAAAGCAATTTAGTCAACCGCCTGAAAGCCAAGCGCAACCATCAAAACACTTTCATTCTTTCTAGCACGCTCGCGCTTTGTCCTACCATGAATGAAACGACTTTAAAAGATTTGTTTGAAGTCTTAAAGGCTTATAAAAACCACAGGGCTTATAATACGATTGGATTAAAAGATGAGGTGGCGCGCTTAGCCAAACTCGCTTTAACTAAAATGATGGAGTTGTCCTGATGGAGATTAAAACTTTTCTAAAACGCGCTTTAAAAGAAGATTTAGGGCATGGGGATTTGTTTGAAAGGGTGTTAGAAAAAGATTTTAAAGCCACAGCCTTTGTTAGGGCTAAACAAGAGGGCGTGTTTTCAGGCGAAAAATACGCTTTAGAGTTGCTAGAAATGACCGGCATTGAATGCGTTAAAACCATTAAGGATAAAGAACGCTTCAAACCCAAAGACACTTTAATGGAGATTAGGGGGGATTTTAGCATGCTTTTAAAGGTTGAGCGCACCCTTTTAAACCTTTTGCAACACAGCAGCGGGATCGCTACTTTAACGAGCCGTTTTGTAGAAGCTTTAAATTCTCATAAAGTGCGTTTGTTGGACACACGAAAAACCAGACCCCTTTTAAGGATCTTTGAAAAATACTCCGTGCTTAATGGGGGAGCGAGCAACCACCGCTTAGGGCTAGATGACGCTTTAATGCTTAAAGACACGCATTTAAAGCATGTGAAAGATTTAAAAAGCTTTTTAACGCATGCCAGAAAAAACTTGCCTTTCACGGCTAAAATTGAAATTGAATGCGAAAGCTTTGAAGAGGCCAAAAACGCCATGAATGCGGGAGCGGATATTGTGATGTGCGATAACATGAGCGTTTTAGAGACTAAAGAGATTGCCGCTTATAGAGATGCGCATTATCCCTTTGTTTTGTTGGAAGCGAGCGGGAATATTTCACTAGAGAGCATCAACGCTTACGCTAAAAGCGGCGTGGATGCCATTAGCGTAGGGGCTTTAATCCATCAAGCCACTTTTATTGACATGCACATGAAAATGGCTTAAAGGCTTTAAAAAAGGGTTATTAGCATGCTAAAAGAATATCTAGAAAGCATTAAAGATCTTACGACTGAAAAGAATGAACTCACGCACCGCCATTCTTTATACAACTTGCTTAATCGGTTAAAAGACCATTTCAATAAAGAATTTAAGATTGAACATGAACCTAAAAAAGAGCAAGGAAGCCAGCCTGATTTTCGCGTTTCTTTTCAAGGGCTTAACATCGGCTATATAGAAAATAAAAGAGTAGGGGCCAATTTTATAAAGCTCTTAGAAAGTGAACAAATCCGTAAATATTTAGAATTAAACCCCAACCTCATGCTCACCGATTACCTTAATTTCATGTGGGTGGGGAAAGATGAAAACAACGCTCCTTTCATTAAAAAAGAAATCTCTGTCGCTAGCCTTGATGAACTCTCTAAACCCCTAAACCCCAAAACACAAACCGAGAGCGATCTGATTGAATTGTTCAAAAGCTTTTTCAATTACGAAGCAGCCCCTATTACTAACGCTAAAGATTTTGCAACGCATTTAAGCGCGCACACCAGGTATTTAAAAGACGCTTTAATCAAATACCAAGAAAAAACGCAAGTTTCTAGCATTTTTAACAATTTTAAAGAATATCTTTATGAAGAATTGAGCTTTGAAGACTTTAGCGATGCGCTCGCTCAAACGCTCACCTACAGCCTTTTTATAGCCAAGCTCAACCACCCTTTTGAAAAAATCAATTTGGATAATGTGAGGAGCTCCATCCCTGAAAATTTCGCTGTGATCAGAGAAATGGCGGATTTTTTAAAGAAGCTTGATGCAATCAAAGAAATCCAATGGCTTTTAAATGAAATTTTAAGCTTGATCAATCATGTTGATATGGACTCTATCATCAAAGATTTGAATGACGATAAAGACCCTTATTTGCACTTTTATGAAACCTTTTTAAGCGCTTATGACCCTAAATTGCGAGAGAAAAAGGGCGTGTATTACACCCCAGATTCTGTGGTGGAATTCATCATTAACGCTTTGGATAGCCTGCTTAAAACGCATTTCAAAGACGCTCCCTTAGGCTTAAAAAGCGCTTTAGATAACGAAAACATCAAGCTTTTAGATTTTGCCACCGGCACAGGCACTTTTTTATTGGAAGCGTTCAGGAAAGCCCTAGAAACGAGAAAGACAAGCGATGGGGGTATCTCCACTAAAGAGGACAAATACCAAAACCTCTTGAAGCAATTTTATGGGTTTGAATACTTGATCGCTCCTTATGCGATCGCTCATTTGAATCTCAGCCAAGCCTTTAAGGAGGAGTTTAAAAAGCCTCTCAAAGAAAACGATGCACTTCAAATCATTTTAACCAACACCCTCATACAGCCTAGTGAGATCGCCGCTTATCGTGGGTTGCAACCGATTTTTGAAAAAGAGCTTAAAAGCGCTCAAAAAATTAAAAAAGATGAAAATATCCTTATCATCACCGGTAATCCCCCTTATAGCGGAGCGAGCAGTAATGAGGGCTTGTTTGAATGGGAAGTGAAAGCCACTTACGGCATAGAGCCTAAATTCCAAACAATAGAAATTGAAAAAAATGTTAAACTTACCGATAAAATCCAAACGCTTTTAAAGAACATTCAAACCCAAAAAGAAAGCGGCGGCAAAGACGCCCTAAAGGAACTTAAAAACCTCCATTCCAAATACAAACTACAAGATGAGAAAAACCCTAAATGGCTCTTAGACGATTACGTGAAATTCATGCGTTTCGCTCAAAACAAGATCGAATCATTAGGGCATGGCCTTTTTGGCTTTATCTCTAACAACGCCTTTTTAGACAACCCCACTTTTAGGGGGTTAAGGCGCTCTCTTTTAGAATGCTACGATGAACTTTATATCTTAAATTTGCATGGAGATGCGAGGAAAAAGGAGAAAACCCCACAAGGCGCAAAAGACGAAAATGTTTTTAATATCATGCAAGGCGTGTCCATTAACCTCTTTGTCAAAAAGGCGCAAATCACCAAGCCAAAAATCCACTATTATGATGTTTATGGCCAAAGGGCTGGAAAATACGACTTTTTAGCCCAACATGATATAAGTAGCATTGAATGGCTTGAGTTTACCCCAAGAGAGCCTTTTTACTCGCTGTTGCCTTTAGAAACAAGCTTGTTAGATGAATACGAACAAGGGTTTAGCGTTCAGGATATGTTTCAAATTGGAAGCACCGGTATTTGTTCGCAACGAGACCATGTCGTTTTCCATAAAGACAAAGAAAGCTTATTAAAGCTTTTAAAGGATTTTTCAACCTTAGAACCCAGTGAATTACGCAGAATTTATAAAATCAAAAAAGATGGCAGAGATTGGCGTTTAGAATATGCTATTAGAGATGTTAGGGCAAATGCTGATAACTTAGAAAAATACATTGTTTTGTGCCAATACCGCCCCTTTGATTTTTACTACACTTATTATACCGGTAAATCAAAGTCTTTTATCGCTTATCCACGAGGCGAAGTTTTTAAGCACATGTTACCCCCCCCCCCCCCCCAACAAACCCTAAAACACCCAATCAAACGCGCAAAAATGCCGTGCTAAACACCCCACGACAGCTAAAAAACAACGATAAAAGTTGGACGCAATGCTTTATAAGCTCTCATGTTAATGATCAAGGGTTAAGCTCTGGGGGCAATGGAGCCGGGGTTAATTACCCCCTTTATCAGTTCAGAGATCCTAACTACACCGAAAATTTTACGCCAGAGTTTAGAGGCTTTATTGACAAGCATTATAACCACCCTTTTGAGCCGCTAGAGGTTTTAAGCTATATTTATGCGTTATTGTATTCCCCAAACTACCGCAAGCGTTACGAAGATTTTCTCAAAGCCGATTACCCTAAAATCCTTTTCACAAACAATAAAGATTTGTTTAGGGTTTTAAGCCTTTTAGGGATTGAATTAATCGGCTTGCATGTTTTAAATAAAGAAAGCCTAAATTACAGCTTTGAAAAACTAAAAGACGATACCATAGGTGAATCCTGTTATAAAGAAGCGCATGATCGTAACCCCATCATCAAAAAACCCTCCCATAACGAGTCAGAACAACGCCTTTATATCAACCATAGCGCTTATTTTAGGGGGGCTACAAACAGCAACTAAAATACTATAATAATCCATAAAACACTATAATTTTTGTATAGGTTATTAAGTTTTGTGTTATACTGCTCGCATGAATAAAAGAATGCTATCCATCGGTCAAGCGAGTAAGCTTTTAGTGTAACTATCCAAACCTTACGCAATTGGGATAAAAAAGATTTGTTAAAACCTGATGAACTCACTAAAGGCGGTGAAAGGCGTTATAAGTTAGAAAGTTTAAGGCGTATCAATAGAAGCGTAGTCTTTAATCAAGATGAATTAAAAACAATAGCTTATGCTAGAGTAAGCTCGCATGACCAACAAGATGATTTAATCAGACAAGTTCAAGTCTTAGAGCTTTATTGCGCTAAATGCGGCTTTAACTATGAAGTGATACAAGATTTAGGGAGTGGCATGAACTACTATAAAAAAGGCTTAACCAAGCTTTTAAATTTAATCTTAGACAATCAAGTCAAACGCCTTGTATTAACGCATAAAGACAGATTATTACGCTTTGGAGCCGAATTGGTATTCAGTATTTGTGAAGCTAAAGAAGTAGAAGTGATTATCATCAATAAGGGCGATGAGAATGTGAGGTTTGAAGAAGAATTAGCCAAAGATGTTTTAGAAATTATAACCGTCTTTAGCGCTAGATTGTATGGCTCTAGGTCTAAAAAAAAACAAGAAGCTCTTAAATGAAATGCAAGAAGTAATCACTAACAATGTCAGCTATCTCAATCACGCATAAAATAGCTTTAAAGCCTAACAACAAGCATATTACTTATTTTAAAAAAGCTTTTGGGTGCGCTAGGTTAGCTTATAATTGGGGATTAGCTAAGTGGAAAGAAAACTATCAACTAGGCATTAAAACTAACCATCTACAGCTTAAAAAAGAATTTAACGCTCTTAAAAAATCGCAATTTAATTTCGTTTATGAAGTAACTAAATACGCCACCCAACAGCCTTTTATCCACTTAAATCTAGCCTTTAATAAGTTTTTTAAGGATTTAAAAAAAGGTTTAGTGAGTTACCCTAAATTTAAAAAGAAAAGAGAGTTTCAAGGTTCTTTTTATATAGGGGGCGACCAAATTAAAATCATTCAAACAGCTAATACTGATTATTTAAAAATACCTAACTTACCCCCAATCAAACTCACTGAAAAACTAAGATTTCAAGGCAAAATCAATAACGCTACCATCACTCAAAAGGGCGATCATTTCTATGTTTCAATCTCTTGTGATATTGATGAGAGTGAATACAAGCGAACCCATAAACTCCAAGAAAGTCATAATGAGCTAGGGATTGATATAGGGATTAAATCCTTTGTGAGTTTGTCTAATGGCTTAAATATCTATGCCCTAAGCCCTTAGATAAGCTTACTAGAAAGCTTGTAAGAATTAGCAGACAACTGAGTAAAAAAATCCACCCAAAAACCAAAGGGGATAAAACCAAGAAATCTAATAATTACTTAAAGCATTCTAAAAAGCTTACCCACTTGCATGAAAAAATAGCTAACATCAGACTTGATTTTTTACACAAGCTCACAAGCTCTCTTATAAGACACTCAAAGTCGTTTTGTTTAGAGAGTTTGAAAGTCAAAAACATGTTTAAAAATCACAGGTTAGCTAAATCTTTAAGCGATGTTTCTATGTCCATGTTTAACACGCTATTAAAATATAAAGCTAAATACTCTAATAAAGAAATTTTAATAGCTGACACTTACTATCCAAGCTCTAAGACTTGTTCTAATTGTCAAAAAGTTAAACAAGATTTAAAGCTTAACGATAGGATTTATCAATGCCTAGAGTGTGGCTTTGAATTAGATAGAGATATAAACGCTGCTATCAATCTTTTAAAGCATTTAGTAGGTAGAGTTACTGCCGAATTTACGCCTATGGACTTGACGGCTCTGTTGAATGATTTGTCCAATAATCGTTTAGCAACTAGCAAGGTTGAACTAGGAATACAACAAAAATCCCAAATTGAGAGAATTTTATAGCTCTTTATAGGATTTTATAGGTTTGTAGTAACGGTGAGTAAAGAAATTTATGATTACAGGATAGGGGGGTATTGCGTTTTAGACAAATATTTAAAAAGCCACAAAAACGAGCCTTGCGACTTTGATCATGTAAGCAATATCATTAGAATCATCGCACGCACGATTAAAATCCAAAAAACGCTTGGATTTTTAACGAGCGATTTACCTCATTTAAAAGGGAATGACAGCCAAGCGTTAATGCAAGA
It encodes:
- a CDS encoding replicative DNA helicase, whose product is MDHLKHLQQLQNIERIVLSGIVLANHKIEEVHSVLEPSDFYYPPNGLFFEIALKLHEEDCPIDENFIRQKMPKDKQIKEEDLVAIFAASPIDNIEAYVEEIKNASIKRKLFGLANTIREQALESAQKSSDILGAVEREVYALLNGSTIEGFRSIKEVLESTMDLITENQRKGSLEVTGIPTGFVQLDNYTSGFNKGSLVIIGARPSMGKTSLMMNMVLAALNDDRGVAVFSLEMSAEQLALRALSDLTSINMHDLESGRLDDDQWENLAKCYDHLSCKKLFFYDKSYVRIEQIRLQLRKLKSQHKELGIAFIDYLQLMSGSKATKERHEQIAEISRELKTLARELEIPIIALVQLNRSLENRDDKRPILSDIKDSGGIEQDADIVLFLYRGYIYQMRAEDNKIDKLKKEGKIEEAQELHLKVNEERRIHKQNGSIEEAEIIVAKNRNGATGTVYTRFNAPFTRYEDMPIDSHLEEGQETKFEIPTT
- a CDS encoding ComEC/Rec2 family competence protein, whose amino-acid sequence is MKDKTFQGAFELLSTPKEYLLCGVILSLLLSLNLYLEYLNYQKLDFSKPTSLNAQILLQYPKTKDQKTYFVLKLQSKGMIFYTTIKEPLKNLQYRHAQFFGRIKPCFFLESLKSCFFQTYSFSLTRKQDFKSHWRHFIDSAHSNALAGNLYRALFIGDSLNKDLRDRANALGINHLLAISGFHLGILSVSVYFLFSLFYIPLQKRYFPYRNAFYDIGVLVWVFLLGYLLLLDFLPSFFRAFLMGLLGFLACFFGVRLLSFKLLILACCIAIALLPKLLFSVGFLLSVCGVWYIFLFLKHTQAFFKTSSFLVRSFQVISLSVLVFLNMLIIAHAFFPMFSPYQLFSIPLGLIFVVFFPLSLFLHAVGLGSLLDGILNMPLTIPTISVFSPLWLLGAHLFLTILSVRSFKVYLSMNVLSAGFFLYCCYQYIIMPSLIVG
- the mqnP gene encoding menaquinone biosynthesis prenyltransferase MqnP — protein: MVALEHTIFSSMFLLMAMVISSYQKNQTLFVGLETLILCFLALLGARNFAMGFNRLVDRDIDKDNPRTKNRPSVDGRISVKGMVVFSALNALLFVVVSYFINPLAFRLSFPFLIILGGYSFFKRFSSLAHFIVGLALGLAPIAGSVAVLGDIPLWNVFLALGVMLWVAGFDLLYSLQDMEFDKERGLFSIPSQLGEKWCLNLSRLSHLVALVCWLCFVKCYHGGFFAYLGLGVSALILLYEQILVARDYKNIPKAFFVSNGYLGVVFFIFIVLDVGFKHA
- a CDS encoding DUF6115 domain-containing protein; this encodes MLSSNDLFMVVLGAILLVLVCLVGYLYLKEKEFYHKMRRLEKTLDESYQENYIYSKRLKELEGRLEGLSLEKSVKEDSSLRTTLSHLYNQLQEIQKSMDKERDYLEEKIIILENKFKDMGHYAANDEINEKQVLKMYQEGYSVDSISKEFKVSKGEVEFVLNMAGLK
- a CDS encoding phosphatidylserine decarboxylase, which produces MIALSNAFSRLFGSVAGYEFPSFIQKGINALYVKIFKIDLSEFEPLENYKSLNALFTRSLKKERPFDKAPNACIAPCDALITECAFLDNDSALQIKGMPYKAHELVGEINPLSPSFFYVNFYLSPKDYHHYHAPCDLEILEARCFAGKLLPVNKPSLHKNKNLFVGNERVALVAKDIQGNRLYFVAVGALNVGKIRFNFDKNIQTNAKAHLTQTYSYNPPIKVKKGDNLGNFEMGSTIVLFTQNTAFKDLKEKSVKFGESIGEFHAN
- the nadA gene encoding quinolinate synthase NadA, producing the protein MPTDNDLKTSILELLHDLDALLVAHFYQKDEIVELAHYTGDSLELAKIASQSDKNLIVFCGVHFMGESVKALAFNKQVIMPKLSCCSMARMIDSHYYDRSVHLLKEYGVKEFYPITYINSNAEVKAKVAKDGGVVCTSRNASKIFNHALKQNKKIFFLPDKCLGENLALENGLKSAILGANSKEEIKNADVVCYNGFCSVHQLFKLEDIEFYRQKYPDILIAVHPECEPSVVSNADFSGSTSQIIEFVEKLSPHQKVAIGTESNLVNRLKAKRNHQNTFILSSTLALCPTMNETTLKDLFEVLKAYKNHRAYNTIGLKDEVARLAKLALTKMMELS
- the nadC gene encoding carboxylating nicotinate-nucleotide diphosphorylase → MEIKTFLKRALKEDLGHGDLFERVLEKDFKATAFVRAKQEGVFSGEKYALELLEMTGIECVKTIKDKERFKPKDTLMEIRGDFSMLLKVERTLLNLLQHSSGIATLTSRFVEALNSHKVRLLDTRKTRPLLRIFEKYSVLNGGASNHRLGLDDALMLKDTHLKHVKDLKSFLTHARKNLPFTAKIEIECESFEEAKNAMNAGADIVMCDNMSVLETKEIAAYRDAHYPFVLLEASGNISLESINAYAKSGVDAISVGALIHQATFIDMHMKMA